The Caldicellulosiruptor acetigenus DNA window TATAATTTGTAAAAACTGTTTTGGAAATGTTTTTCTGCTCTTTGGCCAAAGTCTGACGCCCGCACCGCCAGACAAAATGCAAGCCCAGTCCATAATTCTTTATTCTTCCTTCTCTATAAGCTCTAAGCTCATCTTAAAGTAACCTTCTTTGCCATCCATGACTTTTCCATCTTTTGTTACAAACTCTGAAAATCCAAACGACTTTGCATTCTTTTCTGTCTCCTCTGAAAACTCTGCCGGCACTAAAATCTCAACTCTATCTCTTTTTCTTTTAGACCTTCTGTAACCGATAATCAAATAACCATGTTCGGATACAAGATTGAATACAAATGGATTAGATATAACATACAAAAATGGATGTAGATGAGATACAGTTATTATATCCTTCTTATCTATCTTAAACCATTTGACCTTATCGTCAGAAAACGGGTCAAATCTTTCACACTTTTCTTTCAACTCTTCAAAAATTCTCCGCCAAATTTTTTTGTCACCAAATTCTAATATGCAGTAGTTCTTTTCTACATCCAAGCGAAAGCTTGCTTCTTCTTCTTTATCATCCTGGTAAGTCTTTTGAAGTTCTTGTAAGGCACTTTCAACTATCTCAGAAGACTCTTCTTCTTTTTGTGCTTTTTCGGCTGACCCTTGAGGCATCTCACCTTCTGCTTCTTGTTCTTTTTCTTGCACAATTTCCTTTTCAACATCCTGGCTGCAATTCTCACCTAAGCTTTTGTCATCATCTTTTGAAGAAAAGCTCTCAGTTTTTTCTTCTTTCTCTACTTCTACCTCTTTTTTCTCATCGTGATTATCCATATCTTTTTTGTCTTGATTTTTCTTATTTTCGCCCTTTTCAGAACCTCTTAGAATATCTCTTTCCATTTCATATAAACTGCTATCATCAAAGCTTCCTATCAGAATGAAATTGGGTTTTCCCTTTTTCTCTTTTGCAATGGCAAACCCGACCAGGTCTGTAAGTTTCCAGCTGCTTTTGAACAAATTAAACCTGCTTGTGGAAAGAAACTGGACAATATTCCCTTTTTGTGGCTTTGAAAGTGCAGTCAAAAATACTGGATAATATTCATTCAATTTTTTCACAACACCCCAAAAAGTTATTTTATCCTCTGTCTCTTCCAATCCCTGGATAACAATTTCAAAGTTAACTGTGTCTACAATTGCCTGAACCTTGACATATCCAAACGGGATTTTTCCTTTCTGTTCAATTCCCTTTAAGATTACAACAAACCTTGTAAACGGCAAATTTTCTATCAAAACAAAAGACCTCCTTCATAACCTTTATATCAGTATATGAAGGAGGCCTTCTGTTTGGTGATTTATTTCTATTTTGAAAGTCTTTGTTTTAGCTTTTCATTCTCTTCAATGAGCTCTCTCGGGAGCCTGTCTCCAAACTGGCTTAAAAACTCTCTTGAATCCTCAGCTTCTTTTAACCACAATTCTTTGTCTATCTCAAGAAGCTTTTCTACCGTCTGTTTGTCTATGTCAAGACCATCTAAGTAAAGGTCATCGACATATGGCACATAACCAATTGGAGTCTCTTTTGCCGAAACCTTTCCTTCGCATCTTTCAATTATCCACTTCAGAACCCTCAAATTTTCGCCAAATCCCGGCCAGATAAACTTGCCATTTTCATCCTGCCTGAACCAGTTTACATGGAAAATCTTGGGCGGATTTGGAATCTTCTTGCCCATCTCAAGCCAATGTGCAAAATAGTCAGCCATGTTATATCCACAGAACGGAAGCATTGCCATTGGGTCGCGACGAACAACGCCGATCTTGCCCATTGCAGCAGCAGTTGTTTCAGATGCCATTGTAGCGCCAACATATACACCATGCTGCCAGTCAAATGCTTCGTATACAAGTGGTGCAACCTTTGCTCGTCTGCCGCCAAATATTATTGCCGAAATAGGCACGCCCTTTGGATTTTCCCACTCCTTTGAAATTGATGGGCACTGGCTGGCAGGCGCTGTAAATCTTGCGTTCGGGTGCGCACCCTTTTCACCGCTGTCTCTTTTCCATGGCCTTCCAAGCCAATCAATGCCTCGCTCTGGCACCTCTCCATCCATGCCTTCCCACCATACTGTTCCATCTTCTTTTAAAAGCACATTTGTATATATCGTATTTCTCTTTATGGTCTCCATGGCATTTGGATTTGTCTTATAACTTGTGCCAGGTGCAACACCAAAAAACCCTGCTTCAGGGTTGATAGCCCAAAGTCTGCCATCCTCGCCAATCCTCATCCATGCAATGTCATCTCCTACAGTCCACACCTTGTATCCAAGCTTTTTAAGAGGCTCTGGTGGAATTAACATCGCAAGGTTTGTCTTACCACATGCACTTGGAAACGCACCTGCAATGTATGTTACCTTGCCGCTTGGGTCCTCAATTCCGACAATGAGCATGTGTTCTGCAAGCCAGCCTTCTTTTCTTCCCAGATAGCTTGCAATCCTGAGTGCAAAACACTTCTTTGAGAGAATGACGTTTCCACCATAACCTGAGTTGACGCTCATAATTGTATTGTCCTGCGGAAAATGACAAATGTATCTCTTTTCTGGGTCAAGCGTCGCTTTGGAGTGAAGTCCCTTCACAAAATCAGGTGAGTTTCCTAAAGCTTTAAGTGCAACATCGCCAATCCTTGCCATAATTCTGAGGTTCAAAACAACATATATGCTATCTGTAAGCTCAATACCCACTTTTGAATATGGTGAGCCAACAGGTCCCATCAAATATGGCACAACATACATTGTTCTTCCTTTCATGGACCCGTCAAAAAGTGAGTAAAGCATCTTGTAAGCTTCGTTCGGGTCCATCCAGTTGTTTGTTGGCCCTGCTTCCTCTTTTGTTGGTGTGCAGATAAACGTTCTGTCCTCAACCCTCGCCACATCGCTTGGATGAGTCCTGTGAAGATAACATCCTGGAAGCTTTTCTTGGTTGAGCTCCATAAGTTCTCCTGACTCAAGAGCTTCTTTTATGAGCCTTTGTTTTTCTTCCTCGGAACCATCTATCCAGACAATCTTGTCTGGTTTTGTGAGTTTTGCCATCTCATCAATCCATTCATATACCGAGGGATGCAAATTCACCTTTACCACCTTTTCTCCACCACCTTGCAAGTTTTGTTTATGAGAATTGCAATTTGTATTATATTATACATTATTAAAGTGGAAATTGTCAAAAACAAAATACTATTTTTAAGGATAAATGAAATTTATCTGTCTACTGAGTTGCATTTATTATCAGGTATTAAGAGCTCCTTTCAACTTTTAAAAAATTCCTCTTCAAAGCATTGGTAAAGTCTTATATAGTCATCCAATGATAAGTCCTCTGCTCTTAAATTTTCATCAAGTCCAGCTATGTGGATAATCTTTTTTAGCTCATCTTTTGCAATATCAAGCTGATTTGAAAGAGCATTTAGAATTGTCTTTCGGCGGGTTGAAAAACATGCATGGACTATTTTAAAAAACTTCTTTTCATC harbors:
- a CDS encoding phosphoenolpyruvate carboxykinase (GTP) → MVKVNLHPSVYEWIDEMAKLTKPDKIVWIDGSEEEKQRLIKEALESGELMELNQEKLPGCYLHRTHPSDVARVEDRTFICTPTKEEAGPTNNWMDPNEAYKMLYSLFDGSMKGRTMYVVPYLMGPVGSPYSKVGIELTDSIYVVLNLRIMARIGDVALKALGNSPDFVKGLHSKATLDPEKRYICHFPQDNTIMSVNSGYGGNVILSKKCFALRIASYLGRKEGWLAEHMLIVGIEDPSGKVTYIAGAFPSACGKTNLAMLIPPEPLKKLGYKVWTVGDDIAWMRIGEDGRLWAINPEAGFFGVAPGTSYKTNPNAMETIKRNTIYTNVLLKEDGTVWWEGMDGEVPERGIDWLGRPWKRDSGEKGAHPNARFTAPASQCPSISKEWENPKGVPISAIIFGGRRAKVAPLVYEAFDWQHGVYVGATMASETTAAAMGKIGVVRRDPMAMLPFCGYNMADYFAHWLEMGKKIPNPPKIFHVNWFRQDENGKFIWPGFGENLRVLKWIIERCEGKVSAKETPIGYVPYVDDLYLDGLDIDKQTVEKLLEIDKELWLKEAEDSREFLSQFGDRLPRELIEENEKLKQRLSK